GGCTTCCCGGCCGCCATCGGCGCGGCTGCCGCCGACCCCTCGAAGCCGGTCCTGGCCGTCTCGGGTGACGGCGGCGCGATGTACTCCCTCGCGGAACTGGCCTCGGCCAAGCAGCACGACCTGCCGGTCACCTGGCTGATCGTGGACGACGGGGGCTACGGCATCCTCCGGGAGTACATGTCCGACGCGTTCGGGGAGCCCACGGCCACGGAACTCTCCCGGCCGGACTTCGTCGCGCTCGCGGAGTCCTTCGGGGTGCCTGGGGTCCGCACGACCCCGGAGAGCCTGCGGGACGACCTCGCGAAGGCGCTGGCGGCTCCCGGCCCTTCGGTCGTCGTGCTCCCGGCGGTGCTGCGCATGTTCGAGCCGACGCACCTCTGAGGCCGGGCTGATCCGGAGGCTGGGCTGATTGCAAGAAATTCCCGGCGTCACACCGTGAACAGCGGGTGACGCCGGGACTTTTCTGCAGTCCGTAGGGATCATCCGGACACGGGCTGGTCACAGATCGGTCATCTGTTCCCAAGTCGTGCAACTTTTCACCGGTACTCGTGAGTCATGCGGGGTGAGTGTGCCGGGGGGCGCACTCGTACGGGCTCTCTGGGGCTCGTACAGAACCAAGGGGATGGGGAAACTCCATGAAGCACCCGGTATCCGGGATATCCAGGCGTGCCCGCGTGCTCTCGGCGGGCCTCGCCGCCGGAGTACTCGTGCCGCTCGGTACGGCCTCCGTCGCGACGCCCGCCGTCGCCGCGGCGGCACCGCAGGTCACCTGCACCTCCGCGCAGTCCGGCCTGGCCGCCAAGCTCACGAAGGACATCACGGCGGCGCTCAAGAACCGCAAGGGCACCGTCGCGGTCGGCCTCCGCGACCGCACCACGGGCACCACCTGCACGCTGCGCGCGGGCACCTCCTTCGACTCGGCGAGCGTCGTCAAGGTGACCGTCCTCGCGGCGCTCCTGTGGGACGCGAAGAAGACCGACCGGAAGCTGTCGGCCCGTGAGTCGGACCTCGCCTACTCCATGATCACCAAGTCGGACAACGCGGCGACCAGCAAGCTCTGGAGTCAGCTCGGCACGGGGAAGATCAAGGCGTTCCTCCGGGCCGCCAAGATGACGAACACGGTGCCGGGATCCGGCGGCTACTGGGGCCTGACCCGGATCAACGCGGCCGACGAGCAGAAGCTCCTCGCCCTGGTCACCGCCCAGAACTCCGTCCTGAGCGACAACGCGCGCGCCTACATCCTCAAGCTGATGAACAAGGTCGTCTCCTCGCAGCGCTGGGGCACTCCGGCGGGCGCGCCGTCCGGCGTCAAGATCCACGTCAAGAACGGCTGGCTGCAGCGGTCCACGCACGGCTGGCGTGTGCACAGCATCGGCGCGTTCAAGGGCGGCGGCCACGACTACACCCTCTCCGTGCTCACCCACGGCAACAGCACCATGAACTACGGCGTCGCCACCATCCAGGGCGTCGCCAAGGCCGTCCACAAGGACCTGACGCCCAGCGCCTCCGCGGCCGGGCGCTACGCCCCGACGGACACGCCGCGGGAGGCGTTCGTGGCGGTCCCCGGCAGCTGACGGGGTCCTAGGACCTCAGACCCCTCTTTGTTGCGGCGGGATGAAATCCGCATCCCGCCGCGTTGGGCCTCTCGGCAGGTCAGGTCGACGGGTCGACGGGATGAGGCAGCACGTGGTGGAGCAACGGGGTGGGGCCGAGGCGGAGAAATCCGGCTGGGGCAAACGGCTGACCGGGTACGCGTGGCGGTACCCGAAGGACGTCGTGCTCGCGCTCGGGTCCTCGCTGGCCGGCATGGCCGTCATGGCGCTCGTCCCGCTGATCACCAAGGTGATCATCGACGACGTCATCGGTGACAAGACGCGGTCCATGGGGCCCTGGGCCGGCGCACTCATCGGCGCCGCCGCCCTCGTCTACGTCTTCACCTACATCCGCCGCTACTACGGCGGCCGGCTCGCCCTCGACGTCCAGCACGACCTGCGGACCGACATGTACGGGACGATCACCAGGCTCGACGGACGGCGGCAGGACGAGCTGTCCACCGGCCAGGTCGTCGGACGCGCCACCAGCGACCTCCAGCTCATCCAGGGCCTGCTCTTCATGCTGCCGATGACCATCGGCAACATCCTGCTCTTCGTGATCTCCCTCGTGATCATGGCGTGGCTCTCCGTGCCGCTGACCCTCGTGGCGCTCGCCGTGGCCCCCGCCCTCTGGTTCATCGCCAAGCGCAGCCGCAGCCGCCTGCACCCCTCCACCTGGTACGCGCAGGCCCAGGCCGCCGCCGTCGCCGGAGTCGTGGACGGCTCCGTCTCCGGCGTACGCGTCGTGAAGGGCTTCGGCCAGGAGGACCAGGAGACCGGGAAGCTCCGGGAGGTCGGACGCAAGCTCTTCGCGGGGCGCCTTCGCACCATCCGGCTGAACTCCAAGTACACGCCCGCCCTGCAGGCCGTGCCCGCGCTCGGGCAGGTCGCGATGCTCGCGCTCGGCGGCTGGCTGGCCGTGCGCGGACAGATCACGCTCGGCACCTTCGTCGCCTTCTCCAGCTACCTCGCCCAGCTCGTCGGCCCCGTGCGCATGCTCGCCATGGTCCTCACCGTCGGCCAGCAGGCCCGCGCGGGCGCCGAGCGCGTCCTGGAGCTCATCGACACCGAGCCGACGCTCAAGGACGGCACCAAGGAGCTGCCCGCCGACGCCCCGGCGACCGTCGAGTTCGACGACGTCTCCTTCGCGTACGAGGACAGCCGCCCCGTCCTGGACGGCCTCTCCTTCGAGATCCGGCCCGGCGAGACCCTAGCCGTCGTCGGCACCTCGGGCAGCGGCAAGTCCACCGTCTCGCTGCTGCTTCCCCGCTTCTACGACGTGACGCACGGCGCCGTCCTCATCGGCGGGCACGACGTCCGCGAGCTGACGGCCGACTCGCTGCGGGCCGCCATCGGGCTCGTGCCCGAGGACTCCTTCCTCTTCTCCGACACCATCCGCGCCAACATCGCGTACGGGAAGCCGGACGCCACCCAGGAGGAGATCGAGACCGCGGCCCGCGCCGCCCAGGCCGACCGCTTCGTGTCCGAGCTGCCCGACGGGTACGACACCACCGTCGGTGAGCACGGCCTCACCCTCTCCGGCGGCCAGCGCCAGCGCGTCGCGCTCGCCCGCGCCATCCTCACCGACCCCCGGCTGCTGGTACTGGACGATGCGACGTCCGCGGTGGACGCGCGCGTCGAGCACGAGATCCATGAGGCCCTGCGCGAGGTCATGGCAGGGCGCACGACCCTCCTCATCGCCCACCGCCGCTCCACCCTCAACCTCGCCGACCGCATCGCCGTACTCGACGGCGGCAAGCTCGCGGCCATCGGCACGCACGAGGAGCTGACGGAGAACTCCCCGCTCTACCGGCGCCTCCTCACCGACCCCGACGAGCTCGGCGGCGTCTCGCCCGGCCACGCGGTCCCGGTCGAACTCCCCGAGGACACCTCCGTACGCGACGAGCTCGACGCCGAGTTCGACGCCGAGCGCGGCATCACCCCGCAGCTGTGGGTCGGCGACCGGGAGACCAAGGCCGCCAAAGATCCAGCGATGTCCGGGATGCCCGCGACGCCCGAACTCCTCGCGCAGGTCGAAGCGCTGCCCCCGGCCACCGACACCCCCGGCATCGACGAGGCACGCGCGGTCACCCCGGAGGAGTCGTACGGACTGCGCCGCCTCCTCGCCGGATTCGGGAAGCCGCTGCTGCTCTCGCTCCTCCTGGTCGTCGTCGACGCGGGCATGGGCCTGCTGCTTCCCGTCCTGATCCGGCACGGCATCGACGAAGGCGTTTCCCAGCTCGCGCTCGGTGCCGTGTGGGCGGCCTCCGCACTCGCGCTGCTCTCCGTGCTCGTGCAGTGGACGGCGCAGACAGCCGAGACGCGCATGACCGGACGGACGGGCGAGCGAGTGCTCTACTCCCTCCGTCTGAAGATCTTCTCCCAGCTCCAGCGGCTCGGACTCGACTACTACGAGCGGGAGCTGACCGGGCGCATCATGACCCGGATGACCACGGACGTGGACGCCCTGTCCACCTTCCTGCAGACCGGGCTCGTCACCGCCTTCGTCTCCGTCGTCACCTTCTTCGGCATCATGGTCGCGCTCGTCGTCATCGACGTGGAGCTCGCGCTCGTCGTGTTCGCGACGCTGCCGCCGCTGATCATCGGCACGTTCTTCTTCCGCCGCTCCAGCGTCAAGGCGTACGAGCTGGCGCGTGAGCGCGTCTCGGTGGTCAACGCCGACCTCCAGGAGTCCGTCGCCGGGCTCCGCATCGTGCAGGCCTTCCGGCGCGAGCGCTCGGGCGGCGAGAAGTTCGCCGCGGCCAGCGCCGACTACCGCAAGGCCCGGATCCGCGGGCAGTGGCTGATCTCGATCTACTTCCCGTTCGTGCAGCTGCTCTCGGCGGTCGCCGCGGCGGCGGTCCTGATGGTCGGCGCGGGACGCGTGGAGGCGGGCACGCTCACGACCGGCGCCCTGGTCGCCTACCTCCTCTACATCGACCTGTTCTTCGCCCCCGTCCAGCAGCTCTCCCAGGTCTTCGACGGCTACCAGCAGGCCACCGTCTCGCTCGGCCGCATCCAGGAACTGCTCCGGGAGCCGACCTCCACCAAGGCCGCCGACGAGCCGCTCGACGTCCTGTCCCTGCGCGGCGAGATCGCCTTCGAGGACGTGGACTTCGCGTACGGCTCCGCCGACGAACCGGAGGAGGCGCTGAGCGACGTAAGCCTGCGGATTCCCGCCGGGCAGACCGTGGCCTTCGTCGGCGAGACCGGCGCGGGCAAGTCGACGCTGGTCAAGCTCGTCGCCCGGTTCTACGACCCGACCGGCGGCCGGGTGACGGTGGACGGCACGGACCTGCGGTCCCTGGACATCACCGCCTACCGCCACCGCCTCGGCGTCGTCCCGCAGGAGGCCTACCTCTTCGCGGGCACGGTGCGCGACGCGATCGCCTACGGGCGGCCCGACGCCACCGACGCCGAGGTGGAGGCCGCGGCCCGCGCGGTCGGCGCGCACGACATGATCGCCACCCTGGACGGCGGCTACCTCCACGAGGTCTCCGAGCGCGGCCGCAACCTCTCCGCAGGACAGCGCCAGCTCATCGCCCTGGCCCGCGCGGAGCTCGTCGACCCGGACATCCTGCTCCTCGACGAGGCGACCGCCGCCCTCGACCTGGCCACGGAAGCGCAGGTCAACCAGGCGACCGACCGCATCGCGGGCAAGCGCACCACCCTCGTCGTCGCCCACCGCCTCACCACGGCCGCCCGCGCGGACCGGGTGATCCTGATGGACCACGGCCGGGTCGCGGAGGACGGCACGCACGAGGAGCTGCTCGCGCTCGACGGCCGGTACGCGACCCTGTGGCGGACGTTCGTCGGGGAGGCGGAGCCGTCGGCCGCCTAGCGGGCGGCCTCACATATGGATCATGCCGGTGAACGAATCGGGGCGGTCGCGCAACCGGGCGCCCTACGGTCGGCGTCCGTACATCAGTACGCTGATGCGGATGTGTCGGGAGGGATACCGGTGAGCAGTGGTCGAATACGGCGGAGCCTTGCGCTCGGCGCCGTCGTCCTCACGGCTGCCCTCATGCTGGGTGTCGCGGGCGCCGGTGCGGCGCAGGCGCAGCCGTCGTCCGGACGCTGCGCCGGACACAAGGTGCGCACCCTCTCCTTCAGCACCGGCAAGATCCTCGTCTACAAGAGCCGCGGCTACATCTGCGCCGTCACCGTCGCCAAGCGCCCCGGCGCCCGCAAGACGATGTCCGTCAGCGTCCAGGCCCGCGGCAACCGCCCGGCCAGGGACAAGGGCCGCTACACGCGCCAGGCGGGGCCGGTCACGGTGCACGCCGGGCATCGGTGCGTGTGGGTGAAGGGCGCGGTGGGCGCGGGGGGCATCAGCTCGGGCTGGATCCTCTGCTGAGGGCGATGCCGCTACGGATGCCCCCTTTGTGACGTACTGCGTTCTGGTGTGACGCAAGAGCCCCTAGTAGTGAGCGAGTTGCTCCGATAAGTTCCGGCGGACGCAACCGTGAACTTATGGGGAGAGTGCATGCGCAAGGCGCTCAGATGGCTTCTGTCGCTGGTGGTGCTCATAGGCACCGTCGGCACGGCGAGTGCGGCAGGGGCGGCCACCGCCGCCGAACCGCGGGCCACCGACATCAAGGACCGACTCCTCGCGATACCGGGCATGAGCCTGATCGAGGAGAAGCCGTACACCGGCTACCGCTACTTCGTCCTCAACTACACCCAGCCGATCGACCACCGGCACCCCTCCAAGGGCACCTTCAAGCAGCGCCTGACGGTCCTGCACAAGGACACCGCCCGCCCCACGGCCTTCTTCACCAGCGGCTACGGGGTCTCCACGAACCCCAGCCGCAGCGAGCCGACGCGGATCATCGACGGCAACCAAGTCTCCTTGGAATACCGCTACTTCACGCCGTCCCGTCCCCAGCCGGCCGACTGGTCCAAGCTCGACATCTGGCAGGCGGCGAGCGACCAGCACCGCATCTTCAAGGCGCTGAAGCCCCTCTACGACAAGAAGTGGGTGGCCACCGGCGGCTCGAAGGGCGGCATGACGGCCACGTACTACGAGCGCTTCTACCCGCGTGACATGGACGGCGTCGTCGCGTACGTCGCCCCGAACGACGTGGTGAACAAGGAGGACTCGCGCTACGACAAGTTCTTCGAGACCGTCGGCACCAAGGAGTGCAGGGCCAAGCTGGAGGCCGTGCAGCGCGAGGCACTCGTGCGCCGCGAGCCGCTGGAGAAGAAGTACGCCGCCTTCGCCGAGGCGGGCGACTACACCTTCAAGACGGTCGGCAACCTCGACAAGGCGTACGAGGCGGTCGTCCTCGACCTGGTGTGGGGCTTCTGGCAGTACCAGCCGGAGTCCGCGTGCGCCGACGTCCCCGACGCCAAGTCCTCCTCGGACCAGGTGATCTTCGACTACGTCGACGCGGTGGGCGGCTGGTCCTCCTACACCGACCAGGGCCTGACCCCGTACACGCCGTACTACTACCAGGCCGGTACGCAGCTGGGCTCGCCCGACATCAAGCAGCCCTGGCTCGGCGACCTGAGCCGCTACGGCTACCAGCCGCCGCGGAACTTCGTGCCGCGTGACATCCCGATGAAGTTCCAGTCGGGCGCCATGAAGGACGTCGACCGCTGGGTGCGGCACAACGCGCAGCGGATGCTGTACGTCTACGGCGCGAACGACCCATGGGGTGCCGAGCCGTTCCGTCCCGCCAAGGGCGCGAAGCACGACTCGTACGTCTTCACCGCTCCCGGGGCCAACCACGGCGCGAACGTCGCCGGTCTCGTCCCGGCGGAGAAGGCCAAGGCGACGGAGCGGATCCAGGCCTGGGCCGGCGTCTCCACCTCGGCTTCTCCCAAGCCGCTGGCTCCGTACGACGCGAAGCTCGACCGCAAGGACGAGCACAAGCAGATGACGCTGCGGCCGTAACGCCCGCTCTGTCACCGGCTTCGCCGGGTACGTCCTCAAACGCCGGACGGGCTGACTCGCAGCCCGTCCGGCGTCAGGGACCCGCTCACACCCGCACCGCACACCCCACCGGCTTCGCACCCCCCAGCGACACGTAGAGCTGTGTCGCGGCGGGGCACAGGGACCGCTCGGAGACGGCCACCGTCACCCGGTACTCGGGGGCCGTCGTCCCGGACCCGTCGCAGGCCGTCTCCCGCACCTCGCCCCGCCCCGCCGCGTAGACGCAGTCCCCGACCACCGTCCGGGGCCCGCCCCCGCCCCCGGGGTCCCCGGGATGCGGCTCCTCCAGGTTCCGCATGCAGGCGTAGCCCCGCGGCACCTCGCCGTTGCCGTCCTCGTCCGCCGCGGGCCTGTTCTCACTGATGTGGAGCACGAAGTCCGTGCGGACGGGGCACGAAGGGCCATCCGAGACCTTGCCGTCGTAACGGGCGATGACCCTGGCCGTCGCCCGCTCGCTCGTGCACGACACCTCCGTGAAGCTCTCGCGCCCCCGCGAACCGCACTCGTCCACCGCGAGGAAGACGGCGCCGGACCCGGACGACACCGACGAGGTCGGCTGCCGGCCCTTCAGGCGGCCCGACGCGTCCGGCCCCGGATCCGAGGACTTCTGGCAGCCGGTCACGGCGGCGCACAGCGTCACCGCGAGCAGCACGAGCAACCCCCGCACCACCACGGACCACGCCGTGTTCCTGCCAAGCAAGGCACGCATGGCAAACCCCCCGATATGTGCACCCAGCGTGACCCGCCGGAGCGGGTGCACGCCAGGTGCGTGGGGTGCTTTGGGTCAGCCGGCGGTGGCACGCCGGGGGCGCGGCGTACAGGTCAGTACGTCAGCCCGTGCCCGAGCGGATACAGCACCTGCCCCGGATCATCCGCACGCTGCACCGGCACGGGCAGCTTCCCCCGCGGCTCGGCGCGCCCCGCGATCACCCGTACCGCGGCCCGCAGTTCGACGTCCGTCCAGCAGTACGCGGCGAGCGACGCGCCCACGCTCGGGAGCCACGCCACGTCGTACGGATTGCGGATCGC
This Streptomyces sp. NBC_01283 DNA region includes the following protein-coding sequences:
- a CDS encoding S28 family serine protease, translating into MRKALRWLLSLVVLIGTVGTASAAGAATAAEPRATDIKDRLLAIPGMSLIEEKPYTGYRYFVLNYTQPIDHRHPSKGTFKQRLTVLHKDTARPTAFFTSGYGVSTNPSRSEPTRIIDGNQVSLEYRYFTPSRPQPADWSKLDIWQAASDQHRIFKALKPLYDKKWVATGGSKGGMTATYYERFYPRDMDGVVAYVAPNDVVNKEDSRYDKFFETVGTKECRAKLEAVQREALVRREPLEKKYAAFAEAGDYTFKTVGNLDKAYEAVVLDLVWGFWQYQPESACADVPDAKSSSDQVIFDYVDAVGGWSSYTDQGLTPYTPYYYQAGTQLGSPDIKQPWLGDLSRYGYQPPRNFVPRDIPMKFQSGAMKDVDRWVRHNAQRMLYVYGANDPWGAEPFRPAKGAKHDSYVFTAPGANHGANVAGLVPAEKAKATERIQAWAGVSTSASPKPLAPYDAKLDRKDEHKQMTLRP
- a CDS encoding serine hydrolase, whose amino-acid sequence is MKHPVSGISRRARVLSAGLAAGVLVPLGTASVATPAVAAAAPQVTCTSAQSGLAAKLTKDITAALKNRKGTVAVGLRDRTTGTTCTLRAGTSFDSASVVKVTVLAALLWDAKKTDRKLSARESDLAYSMITKSDNAATSKLWSQLGTGKIKAFLRAAKMTNTVPGSGGYWGLTRINAADEQKLLALVTAQNSVLSDNARAYILKLMNKVVSSQRWGTPAGAPSGVKIHVKNGWLQRSTHGWRVHSIGAFKGGGHDYTLSVLTHGNSTMNYGVATIQGVAKAVHKDLTPSASAAGRYAPTDTPREAFVAVPGS
- a CDS encoding ABC transporter ATP-binding protein, which gives rise to MRQHVVEQRGGAEAEKSGWGKRLTGYAWRYPKDVVLALGSSLAGMAVMALVPLITKVIIDDVIGDKTRSMGPWAGALIGAAALVYVFTYIRRYYGGRLALDVQHDLRTDMYGTITRLDGRRQDELSTGQVVGRATSDLQLIQGLLFMLPMTIGNILLFVISLVIMAWLSVPLTLVALAVAPALWFIAKRSRSRLHPSTWYAQAQAAAVAGVVDGSVSGVRVVKGFGQEDQETGKLREVGRKLFAGRLRTIRLNSKYTPALQAVPALGQVAMLALGGWLAVRGQITLGTFVAFSSYLAQLVGPVRMLAMVLTVGQQARAGAERVLELIDTEPTLKDGTKELPADAPATVEFDDVSFAYEDSRPVLDGLSFEIRPGETLAVVGTSGSGKSTVSLLLPRFYDVTHGAVLIGGHDVRELTADSLRAAIGLVPEDSFLFSDTIRANIAYGKPDATQEEIETAARAAQADRFVSELPDGYDTTVGEHGLTLSGGQRQRVALARAILTDPRLLVLDDATSAVDARVEHEIHEALREVMAGRTTLLIAHRRSTLNLADRIAVLDGGKLAAIGTHEELTENSPLYRRLLTDPDELGGVSPGHAVPVELPEDTSVRDELDAEFDAERGITPQLWVGDRETKAAKDPAMSGMPATPELLAQVEALPPATDTPGIDEARAVTPEESYGLRRLLAGFGKPLLLSLLLVVVDAGMGLLLPVLIRHGIDEGVSQLALGAVWAASALALLSVLVQWTAQTAETRMTGRTGERVLYSLRLKIFSQLQRLGLDYYERELTGRIMTRMTTDVDALSTFLQTGLVTAFVSVVTFFGIMVALVVIDVELALVVFATLPPLIIGTFFFRRSSVKAYELARERVSVVNADLQESVAGLRIVQAFRRERSGGEKFAAASADYRKARIRGQWLISIYFPFVQLLSAVAAAAVLMVGAGRVEAGTLTTGALVAYLLYIDLFFAPVQQLSQVFDGYQQATVSLGRIQELLREPTSTKAADEPLDVLSLRGEIAFEDVDFAYGSADEPEEALSDVSLRIPAGQTVAFVGETGAGKSTLVKLVARFYDPTGGRVTVDGTDLRSLDITAYRHRLGVVPQEAYLFAGTVRDAIAYGRPDATDAEVEAAARAVGAHDMIATLDGGYLHEVSERGRNLSAGQRQLIALARAELVDPDILLLDEATAALDLATEAQVNQATDRIAGKRTTLVVAHRLTTAARADRVILMDHGRVAEDGTHEELLALDGRYATLWRTFVGEAEPSAA